The Haloprofundus salinisoli region TTCGCCCTCGCGGCCGGCCTCGGCGCGGTCGGGTACGCGCTCGCCGGACCGACGGTCAACGCCGTGACGGTCTTCGGCGCGAGCGTCGGCGGCGCGCTGGCGTGGTACGTTCTCGAACCGGCCGCGCGTCCGGCGTCCCGATTGGAGGCGGCGACGCTCGCGCTGGTCGGCCTCCCGGCGGTCGTCGGCATCCGCGTCGCCACCGAGGCGGTCGGGGCGCTCTTCCCGCTGGTGTTCGCGCTCAGCGTGCTGCTGGTCGGGTTCATCGTCGCGTTCCCGGTGGTCGTGTCGGAGCTCGGCGGGCAGGCGGGCGTCGCGTCTCGGTGAGCGCGTGGCCCTGGTGAACGCATTGTCCGGGAACGTCGGGTAACCCGCACGCTTTTTATTCGGCGCTTCCCACCGTTCGGACGATGAAGGAATCCCTCATGGACGTTCTCTGCGATCCGCTCGACAAGAGCGACCTCGAACTGGAAGTCGACGAGAGAGACGGCGACGAAATCGTCGAAGGCCGCCTTATCGGGTCGGAGACGGGCGAGGTGTACCCCATCGAGGACGGCATTCCGAACCTCCTGCCGCCGGACATGCGCGACGAGTAGCGCCCCCGTTCCGGGTTAAAATTGTCTGGGACCGACCTGTAACGCCCTGTATCTTTTTCCCGTCACGTACTGAGTGAGCAGACATGCCACAGACGCTCCCCGTCGAAGTGAACGGCGAGCGACTCCACGCCGTGGACGCGCCCAGCGAGTTCACGACCGCGGGGTCGTTCGTCGTCGACCTCGCCAACCGCGGCGAGTCGGTCCACGTCCACCTGCGCCTCGGCGAGGCGCTCTCGCGCGTCGCCCGCCTCGACAGCGGTAACCACTACGTCGAACGCGGATCGAACCTCCCGATTCGCATCGCCGTCGACGAGTCGCTCGACCGAAGCGTGACCGACACCGTCGAGATCTCGGCGGGCTACGGTGCGGAGAAGACGACGGTCAGCGTGACGGTCGAACCGCCGCAGGACGAGCCGGAAGTCGCCGTCGACGAGCGACTCAGTCGCCCGTCGGGCGCAGAGCAGGCCTCGAAGCCCGGACCGCTCGACGACGTCCGCGACAGCGTCGGCGACGTGGGCGTCGTCCCGTTGGTCGGCGTCGGCGTCGTCGCACTGACCATCGCGCTCGGCGTCGGGATGGTTCTCGACAGTCCGGCCGTCTTCGTCGCCGTCGGCGTCGCTCT contains the following coding sequences:
- a CDS encoding methytransferase partner Trm112 produces the protein MKESLMDVLCDPLDKSDLELEVDERDGDEIVEGRLIGSETGEVYPIEDGIPNLLPPDMRDE
- a CDS encoding DUF7524 family protein, yielding MPQTLPVEVNGERLHAVDAPSEFTTAGSFVVDLANRGESVHVHLRLGEALSRVARLDSGNHYVERGSNLPIRIAVDESLDRSVTDTVEISAGYGAEKTTVSVTVEPPQDEPEVAVDERLSRPSGAEQASKPGPLDDVRDSVGDVGVVPLVGVGVVALTIALGVGMVLDSPAVFVAVGVALGVSLSFAASHLR